A genomic window from Streptomyces sp. HUAS YS2 includes:
- a CDS encoding FABP family protein codes for MIEIPSDLNPDLVPLAFLLGTWEGAGVADFPGAEKCNFGQSVTFSHDGRDFIEYHSHSWVLDNEGNKVRPLESESGYWRIDKDRKVEVVMVRDQGIVEIWYGELADKKPQIDLVTDAVARTQGADPYSGGKRLYGYVKSDLMWVGEKATPEVELRPYMSAHLKKVVTPEEVAEMARNLPDMPDDGIAFFR; via the coding sequence ATGATCGAGATTCCGTCCGACCTCAACCCGGACCTCGTCCCGCTGGCGTTCCTCCTCGGCACGTGGGAAGGCGCGGGTGTCGCCGACTTCCCCGGCGCGGAGAAGTGCAACTTCGGGCAGTCCGTGACGTTCAGCCACGACGGCCGGGACTTCATCGAGTACCACTCGCACTCCTGGGTCCTGGACAACGAGGGCAACAAGGTCCGCCCGCTGGAGAGCGAGAGCGGCTACTGGCGCATCGACAAGGACCGCAAGGTCGAGGTCGTCATGGTCCGTGACCAGGGCATCGTCGAGATCTGGTACGGCGAGCTGGCCGACAAGAAGCCGCAGATCGACCTGGTGACCGACGCCGTCGCGCGCACCCAGGGCGCCGACCCGTACAGCGGTGGCAAGCGGCTCTACGGCTACGTGAAGAGCGACCTGATGTGGGTGGGCGAGAAGGCCACCCCCGAGGTCGAACTGCGCCCCTACATGTCGGCGCACCTGAAGAAGGTCGTCACGCCGGAGGAGGTCGCGGAGATGGCGCGCAACCTTCCCGACATGCCGGACGACGGCATCGCCTTCTTCCGTTAG
- a CDS encoding Fur family transcriptional regulator, which produces MVSTDWKSDLRQRGYRLTPQRQLVLEAVDALEHATPDAILVEVRKTASGVNISTVYRTLELLEELGLVSHAHLGHGAPTYHLADRHHHLHLVCRDCESVIEADVEVAAEFTGKLRGTFGFETDMKHFAIFGRCRDCAAKAAGTES; this is translated from the coding sequence GTGGTGAGCACCGACTGGAAGAGCGACCTGCGGCAGCGCGGCTACCGGCTGACGCCCCAGCGCCAGCTTGTCCTGGAGGCGGTGGACGCGCTCGAACACGCGACGCCCGACGCCATCCTCGTCGAGGTGCGCAAGACCGCCTCGGGCGTCAACATCTCCACCGTCTACCGGACCCTGGAGCTCCTGGAGGAGCTGGGTCTGGTCAGCCACGCCCATCTGGGACACGGTGCGCCGACGTACCACCTCGCCGACCGGCACCACCACCTGCACCTGGTCTGCCGGGACTGCGAAAGCGTCATCGAGGCGGACGTCGAGGTGGCCGCGGAGTTCACCGGGAAGCTGCGCGGGACCTTCGGCTTCGAGACCGACATGAAGCACTTCGCGATCTTCGGCCGCTGCCGGGACTGCGCCGCGAAGGCCGCCGGTACCGAGTCGTAG
- a CDS encoding glycine cleavage T C-terminal barrel domain-containing protein, protein MQRHSTHSPLLSLPGAVPAEGRDEGVAAHYGDLFREQRALADGTGFVDLSHRGVVAVTGDDRLSWLHLLLTQHVSDLPVGRATEALILSANGHIEHALYLVDDGETVWAHVEPGTQAELLAYLESMKFFYRVEVADRTDDFAVVHLPAGSIAEVPEGVVVRETPHGRDLFLPRADLESFAASHGPAAGILAYEALRIEAHQPRLGAETDHRTIPHELGWIGTAVHLQKGCYRGQETVARVQNLGKPPRRLVFLHLDGSEVHLPGHGAPVRLAADGAEGRQLGFVTSSGRHHELGPIALALVKRNVPVDAPLLVGEKTAAAQEVVVEP, encoded by the coding sequence ATGCAGCGACATTCAACGCACAGCCCTCTGCTGTCCCTGCCCGGCGCCGTCCCCGCCGAAGGCCGTGACGAAGGCGTCGCCGCGCACTACGGCGATCTGTTCCGCGAGCAGCGCGCCCTCGCCGACGGCACCGGATTCGTCGACCTCTCGCACCGCGGCGTCGTCGCCGTCACCGGCGACGACCGGCTGAGCTGGCTGCACCTGCTGCTCACCCAGCACGTCAGCGATCTCCCCGTGGGCCGTGCCACCGAGGCGCTGATCCTCTCCGCGAACGGCCACATCGAGCACGCGCTGTACCTCGTCGACGACGGCGAGACGGTGTGGGCGCACGTCGAGCCGGGCACGCAGGCCGAGCTGCTCGCGTACCTGGAGTCGATGAAGTTCTTCTACCGGGTGGAGGTCGCTGACCGTACGGACGACTTCGCCGTGGTCCATCTGCCGGCCGGTTCGATCGCCGAGGTGCCGGAGGGTGTCGTCGTACGGGAGACCCCGCACGGCCGCGACCTGTTCCTGCCCCGCGCCGACCTCGAGTCCTTCGCGGCCTCCCACGGCCCGGCGGCCGGCATCCTCGCGTACGAGGCGCTGCGGATCGAGGCGCACCAGCCCCGGCTCGGCGCGGAGACCGACCACCGGACCATCCCGCACGAGCTCGGCTGGATCGGCACCGCCGTCCATCTGCAGAAGGGCTGCTACCGGGGCCAGGAGACGGTCGCCCGGGTGCAGAACCTCGGCAAGCCGCCGCGTCGGCTGGTCTTCCTGCACCTGGACGGCAGCGAGGTCCACCTGCCGGGGCACGGCGCGCCGGTCCGGCTGGCCGCCGACGGGGCCGAGGGCCGTCAGCTCGGGTTCGTCACCAGCTCGGGACGGCACCACGAGCTGGGGCCGATCGCGCTGGCGCTGGTGAAGCGGAACGTGCCGGTGGACGCGCCGCTGCTGGTGGGCGAGAAGACGGCCGCCGCGCAGGAGGTCGTCGTCGAGCCGTAG
- the dtd gene encoding D-aminoacyl-tRNA deacylase, whose amino-acid sequence MRAVVQRVDGASVVVAGETVGEIVGEGLCVLVGVTHDDTPEKAAQLARKLWSVRMLDGEKSCSDVNAPLLVISQFTLYGDARKGRRPTWNAAAPGPVAEPLVDEVVAQLRALGAQVETGRFGAKMRVSLTNDGPFTVLLEI is encoded by the coding sequence ATGCGTGCAGTGGTGCAGAGGGTGGACGGCGCGAGCGTCGTCGTCGCAGGAGAGACCGTCGGTGAGATCGTCGGTGAGGGCTTGTGCGTGCTGGTGGGAGTCACCCACGACGACACGCCGGAGAAGGCCGCGCAGCTGGCCAGGAAGCTGTGGAGCGTACGGATGCTCGACGGCGAGAAGTCCTGTTCGGACGTGAACGCCCCCTTGCTGGTGATTTCTCAGTTCACCCTCTACGGGGACGCGCGCAAGGGCCGCCGTCCCACCTGGAACGCCGCCGCACCCGGACCGGTCGCCGAGCCGCTCGTCGACGAGGTGGTGGCGCAGCTGCGGGCGCTCGGGGCGCAGGTGGAGACGGGCCGGTTCGGAGCGAAGATGCGCGTCTCGCTCACGAACGACGGCCCGTTCACGGTGCTGCTCGAAATCTGA
- a CDS encoding ABC transporter substrate-binding protein has product MSAPGAGQTPYSTRVDGGGTTVRPPMQRSAEPGPGYLPRPELAALRLPELRALRRDAQGDEADLSYVRRMLQGRIDILRAELARRSDPAAPAVDRLSELSEILADAPSRLRTSARHVTLSTPRGEEYRRLASEMLSEVELSDLGARTDDELHTAMGRLAGYEQQVSRRRQQLQRTADDCSAEIARRYREGEAQVDDLLT; this is encoded by the coding sequence ATGAGTGCACCTGGCGCCGGGCAGACGCCGTACAGCACCCGAGTCGACGGCGGCGGCACGACAGTGCGTCCGCCCATGCAGCGGTCCGCCGAGCCCGGTCCCGGCTACCTCCCGCGGCCCGAGCTGGCCGCGCTGCGGCTGCCGGAACTGCGGGCGCTGCGCCGCGACGCGCAGGGCGACGAGGCGGACCTGAGCTACGTACGGCGGATGCTGCAGGGCCGGATCGACATCCTGCGGGCCGAGCTGGCGCGCCGGTCCGACCCGGCGGCGCCGGCGGTGGACCGGCTGTCGGAGCTCTCGGAGATCCTCGCGGACGCGCCGTCGCGGCTGCGCACGTCGGCGCGGCACGTGACGCTGTCGACGCCGCGGGGCGAGGAGTACCGGCGGCTCGCGTCCGAGATGCTGTCCGAGGTGGAGCTGTCGGACCTGGGCGCGCGCACGGACGACGAACTGCACACGGCCATGGGCCGGCTGGCCGGGTACGAGCAGCAGGTGTCGCGGCGCCGGCAGCAGCTCCAGCGGACGGCGGACGACTGCAGCGCGGAGATCGCCCGCCGGTACCGCGAGGGCGAGGCGCAGGTCGACGACCTGCTGACCTGA
- a CDS encoding ABC transporter permease produces the protein MSSALTMTGRSLRLSRRNVDAVITSILLPVMLMLIFVYFFGGAIETGTQYVTYVVPGVLVLCSGFGAASTAVAVSDDMKGGIVDRFRSLDIGGTAILAGHVGASVARNLVATTLVLGVAFLIGFRPAAGPLGWLAALGLLVAYITAVSWLSAAAGLLARTPEAAGGFTFFVMFLPYPSSAFVPIETMPSWLHGFSEHQPVTPLIESLRGLLLDQPVGSTPWVALAWCAGLLVVAVAASGGLFARRTR, from the coding sequence ATGTCCAGCGCCCTCACGATGACCGGGCGCAGCCTGCGCCTGAGCCGCCGCAACGTCGACGCGGTCATCACGTCGATCCTGCTGCCCGTCATGCTGATGCTGATCTTCGTCTACTTCTTCGGCGGCGCCATCGAGACCGGGACGCAGTACGTGACGTACGTCGTCCCCGGCGTCCTCGTCCTGTGCTCGGGCTTCGGCGCGGCCAGTACCGCGGTCGCCGTCAGCGACGACATGAAGGGCGGCATCGTCGACCGGTTCCGCTCGCTCGACATCGGCGGCACGGCGATCCTCGCCGGCCACGTCGGCGCCAGCGTCGCCCGCAACCTGGTCGCCACGACGCTCGTCCTCGGCGTCGCGTTCCTCATCGGCTTCCGGCCCGCGGCCGGTCCGCTCGGTTGGCTCGCCGCGCTCGGTCTGCTCGTCGCGTACATCACGGCCGTGTCGTGGCTGTCGGCGGCGGCCGGGCTGCTCGCCAGAACGCCCGAGGCGGCGGGCGGGTTCACCTTCTTCGTGATGTTCCTGCCCTACCCGAGCAGCGCGTTCGTGCCGATCGAGACCATGCCGTCCTGGCTGCACGGCTTCTCCGAGCACCAGCCGGTCACCCCACTGATCGAGTCCCTGCGCGGGCTGCTGCTCGACCAGCCGGTCGGCTCCACGCCGTGGGTCGCGCTGGCCTGGTGCGCGGGGCTGCTGGTGGTGGCGGTCGCCGCGTCGGGCGGGCTGTTCGCCCGCCGGACGCGCTGA